A genomic segment from Luteolibacter ambystomatis encodes:
- a CDS encoding COX15/CtaA family protein, with product MPLARFQKVAVAALCSLLLLIVAGAVVRVSGAGMGCPDWPTCWGCLVPPTKVEDVDFSKLKIQKFKDKAAREGRDPDTITSETLRAEFNPRLAWTEYLNRLCTTPLSVFTLATFILSFWQRRQRPSVFWAAFLSLLLIGVNAWMGARIVYSGLKPGIITTHLALAMAMFGLLAWCAWRGTDRPWRADIAQAAAGKLKWGLVLLLGVVIAEGILGAQIREITDEMAKAHHAAPKEQWIGELERQWIYLIHRSFSWVVLVVTLWLYLIAARHGNPGRVGKAVLGIVLAQMVLGVVMSQVHLYAGVQVLHVVLAAVLLVFNWLWLFGAWEVGTHREGWWGERPLV from the coding sequence ATGCCTCTGGCGCGATTTCAAAAGGTGGCCGTCGCGGCGCTGTGTTCCCTGCTGCTCCTGATCGTCGCCGGGGCGGTGGTGCGCGTGAGCGGCGCGGGCATGGGCTGCCCGGATTGGCCGACGTGCTGGGGCTGCCTGGTGCCGCCGACGAAGGTGGAGGACGTGGATTTCTCCAAGCTCAAGATCCAGAAATTCAAGGACAAGGCCGCCCGCGAAGGCCGCGATCCGGACACCATCACCTCGGAAACCCTGCGGGCGGAATTCAACCCGCGCCTCGCCTGGACGGAGTATCTCAACCGCCTCTGCACCACGCCCCTGTCCGTCTTCACGCTGGCCACGTTCATCCTGTCCTTCTGGCAGCGGCGGCAGCGCCCCTCCGTCTTCTGGGCGGCGTTCCTGAGCCTGCTCCTCATCGGCGTGAACGCGTGGATGGGCGCGCGCATCGTCTATAGCGGCCTGAAGCCCGGCATCATCACCACCCACCTCGCGCTGGCCATGGCCATGTTCGGCCTGCTCGCCTGGTGCGCGTGGCGCGGCACGGACCGCCCGTGGCGCGCGGACATCGCACAGGCTGCCGCCGGGAAGCTGAAATGGGGCCTCGTCCTGCTGCTGGGCGTCGTCATCGCGGAGGGCATCCTGGGCGCGCAGATCCGCGAGATCACCGATGAAATGGCGAAGGCCCACCACGCCGCGCCGAAGGAACAATGGATCGGCGAGCTGGAGCGCCAGTGGATCTACTTGATTCATCGTAGTTTCTCGTGGGTGGTGCTGGTGGTCACCCTGTGGCTCTATCTCATCGCGGCCCGGCACGGGAACCCCGGACGCGTGGGGAAGGCGGTGCTCGGCATCGTGCTCGCGCAGATGGTGCTGGGGGTGGTCATGTCCCAGGTCCACCTCTACGCGGGCGTGCAGGTCCTGCACGTGGTGCTCGCCGCGGTGCTGCTGGTGTTCAACTGGCTGTGGCTGTTCGGGGCGTGGGAGGTGGGGACGCACCGCGAGGGCTGGTGGGGGGAACGTCCGCTGGTGTAG
- a CDS encoding site-2 protease family protein, producing the protein MKWSIPIATIAGTVVKIHVTFLLLLAAVGMMYFAKGGAVVAAGALAFTGALFLCVLLHEFGHIFAARAFGIRTPDVTLLPIGGLARLERIPEKPVQELIVALAGPMVNVVIAGVLMAMLGLPAADTPRGLDFSSPVGLGQRLMEINIALVIFNMIPAFPMDGGRVLRALLAMFLPYARATAIASMIGQAIAGAGVVMALMWLHPMFFLIALFIFFAARGENEAVQTNEALRHLTLADAMITDFHTLPESGLLKDAADALIAGSQHDFPILAADGSLAGILTRGRLIEGLTHYGPEHPLVGLIFRDIPAVFPATPLKQAFEVLRALPSEVLPVRDTREQGVIGLLSAENIGELLLLRNAIAEWKK; encoded by the coding sequence GTGAAATGGTCGATTCCCATCGCCACCATCGCCGGAACGGTGGTGAAGATCCATGTGACTTTCCTGCTGCTGCTGGCGGCGGTGGGCATGATGTACTTCGCCAAGGGCGGGGCGGTCGTGGCGGCGGGCGCGCTGGCCTTCACCGGCGCGTTGTTCCTGTGCGTGCTGCTGCATGAGTTCGGCCACATCTTCGCCGCGCGCGCCTTCGGCATCCGCACCCCGGATGTCACGCTGCTGCCCATCGGCGGGCTGGCGCGGCTGGAGCGCATCCCGGAGAAGCCGGTGCAGGAGCTCATCGTCGCACTCGCCGGACCGATGGTGAATGTGGTGATCGCGGGCGTGCTCATGGCCATGCTCGGCCTGCCCGCCGCGGACACGCCGCGCGGCCTGGATTTCTCCTCACCGGTCGGCCTCGGCCAGCGGTTGATGGAGATCAACATCGCGCTGGTGATCTTCAACATGATTCCCGCGTTCCCCATGGATGGCGGGCGCGTGCTGCGCGCGCTGCTGGCGATGTTCCTGCCCTATGCGCGGGCCACCGCCATCGCCTCCATGATCGGCCAGGCCATCGCCGGAGCGGGCGTGGTCATGGCGCTGATGTGGCTGCACCCGATGTTCTTCCTGATCGCGCTGTTCATTTTCTTCGCCGCCCGCGGGGAGAACGAAGCGGTGCAGACCAATGAGGCGCTGCGCCATCTCACGCTGGCGGATGCGATGATCACCGACTTCCACACGCTGCCGGAAAGCGGCCTGCTCAAGGACGCGGCGGACGCCCTCATCGCCGGATCTCAGCACGATTTCCCGATCCTCGCCGCGGATGGATCATTGGCAGGCATCCTCACGCGCGGACGCTTGATCGAGGGGCTCACTCATTACGGTCCGGAGCATCCGCTGGTGGGGCTGATCTTCCGCGACATCCCGGCGGTCTTTCCCGCCACGCCGCTGAAGCAGGCCTTCGAGGTCCTGCGCGCCCTGCCGTCCGAGGTGCTGCCGGTGCGGGATACCCGCGAGCAGGGCGTGATCGGCCTGCTCAGCGCGGAAAACATCGGCGAGCTGCTGCTGCTGCGGAACGCCATCGCGGAGTGGAAAAAGTAG